A window of the Lagopus muta isolate bLagMut1 chromosome 1, bLagMut1 primary, whole genome shotgun sequence genome harbors these coding sequences:
- the SLC38A2 gene encoding sodium-coupled neutral amino acid transporter 2, giving the protein MSSAEMGKFNISPDEDSSSYSSNSNDFSYPYPTKPAAMKSHYADMDPENQNFLLDSNVGKKKYETQYHPGTTSFGMSVFNLSNAIVGSGILGLSYAMANTGIALFVILLLVVSILSLYSVHLLLKTANEGGSLLYEQLGMKAFGMPGKLAASGSITMQNIGAMSSYLFIVKYELPLVIKTFMNIEENTGQWYLNGDYLVLMVSVILILPLSLLKNLGYLGYTSGFSLLCMVFFLIVVIWKMFQIPCPMDSDIINATLINATLVPFTDENITVDDACKPKYFIFNSQTVYAVPILTFSFVCHPAILPIYEELKSRSRKRMMNVSYVSFFAMFLMYLLAALFGYLTFYGRVESELLHTYSAFLGADILLLIVRLAVLMAVTLTVPVVIFPIRSSVTQLLWAGKEFSWWRHCAITVVLLAFTNVLVIFVPTIRDIFGFIGASAAAMLIFILPSAFYIKLVKKEPMKSVQKIGAALFFLSGILVMTGCMTLIILDWIHTDASDGH; this is encoded by the exons ATGAGCAGCGCCGAGATGGGCAAGTTCAACATCTCTCCCGACGAGGATAGCAGTAGCTACAGCTCCAACAGCAACGACTTCAGCTACCCCTACCCCACCAAGCCGGCCGCCATGAAGAG CCACTATGCAGATATGGATCCGGAAAATCAGAATTTCTTACTTGACTCCAACgttggaaagaagaaatacgAAACTCAGTAT CATCCGGGTACCACTTCCTTTGGGATGTCAGTATTTAATCTGAGCAATGCTATTGTGGGCAGTGGCATCCTGGGACTTTCCTATGCCATGGCTAACACTGGAATTGCTCTTTTTGT GATACTCCTGCTAGTTGTTTCAATACTTTCTTTGTATTCAGTGCATCTCCTTTTGAAGACTGCCAACGAAGGAG GATCTTTATTATATGAACAGTTGGGAATGAAGGCATTTGGTATGCCTGGAAAACTTGCTGCTTCTGGATCAATTACAATGCAGAACATTGGAG CTATGTCAAGCTACCTCTTCATAGTGAAATATGAGTTACCATTGGTCATCAAGACATTTATGAACATCGAAGAGAACACAGG ACAATGGTATCTTAATGGCGACTATTTAGTGCTGATGGTGTCTGTCATCCTCATTCTTCCCCTGTCTTTACTGAAAAATTTAG GATATTTGGGCTATACCAGCGGCTTTTCCTTACTTTGCATGGTCTTCTTTCTGATTGTT GTAATTTGGAAGATGTTTCAGATTCCTTGTCCTATGGACAGCGACATCATAAACGCAACGTTAATAAATGCAACACTGGTACCtttcacagatgaaaatatAACAGTTGATGATGCATGCAAgccaaaatatttcatcttcaaTTCACAG ACTGTCTACGCTGTCCCAAtcctaacattttcttttgtctgtcaTCCTGCAATTCTTCCTATCTATGAAGAACTGAAAAG CCGAAGCCGTAAAAGAATGATGAATGTGTCCTATGTATCTTTTTTTGCCATGTTCCTGATGTATTTATTGGCTGCTCTCTTTGGTTACTTAACGTTTTACG gAAGAGTTGAATCAGAACTACTTCATACCTACTCTGCTTTTCTGGGTGCTGACATTCTTCTTCTAATTGTGCGTCTTGCTGTACTTATGGCTGTAACTCTCACTGTGCCTGTGGTTATTTTCCCA aTCCGCAGTTCCGTTACCCAACTTCTGTGGGCAGGAAAGGAGTTCAGTTGGTGGCGTCACTGTGCCATCACAGTCGTTCTTCTGGCATTTACCAACGTGCTCGTTATCTTCGTCCCTACTATCCGAGACATCTTTGGATTCATTG GTGCGTCTGCAGCAGCTATGCTGATCTTTAttcttccttctgccttctATATCAAGCTAGTCAAGAAGGAGCCAATGAAGTCGGTGCAAAAGATTGGG GCTGCATTATTCTTTCTAAGTGGTATACTTGTGATGACTGGGTGTATGACACTGATTATTCTAGACTGGATCCATACTGATGCTTCTGATGGGCATTAA